From one Montipora capricornis isolate CH-2021 chromosome 10, ASM3666992v2, whole genome shotgun sequence genomic stretch:
- the LOC138021917 gene encoding uncharacterized protein, with amino-acid sequence MRGRTVSAFPRPFPRNGLFVFAMFCSGCGSQLANAAKFCHVCGITISVKDEDLICVAQLEVESSERKRHQTTPLTFEEYRERKGKERTSRFVSKSSKKPKKESGENEVTIHIGLIRLKDGELKVIRGSSLPLKVLPSIGAEELLRKGAEKMVKFNSDLSLYGPSSFTLLYPDRTEVKYLPGGTEPFTLQRYKEELGKSFNRITLYLCKTTAILDAMFLKKYSSDESDVDLPNYRELMKMTEENENEGDTLRVNHTGANNNTTNTVTFLPSVTHTSTRNTVTTQTVTTHTATRSTCPVQTAISNISTAEIAADADTLTQGAHSVVTGTEVSSIQASLADCPIQKIIVYRAFLKDNLIEIFKDPEMVHVNLDVTFIGNNGREEEGKGAGVFREALSTFWNQFCNSLAVGTQEKVPAIRHDYQRAEWEAIGRILMYGYIKERYFPLSLSRAFLALCLFGEETITSEFLLSSFRLYISEDERETLQKCIEGKIDSNDDDLLDFLSNYKCYRAPTKENILQIVSELAHQEIVQKPRYVMNCWAPIIKPLTALPDFQSLVAIENLYDIKKPNAKKKLKLIKSEPVTDQERQCLDHLKQYIRSLQGKSLSLLLQFITGSDIISCESIEVTFSVFEGMSRRPVAHTCGPLLEIPSSYQSYNELSEEFSELLQNKEAWHFNIV; translated from the exons ATGCGTGGGAGGACTGTTTCTGCGTTCCCGCGTCCGTTCCCGCGAAATGGGCTGTTTGTGTTCGCCATGTTTTGTTCGGGTTGTGGCTCACAGTTAGCCAACGCGGCGAAATTTTGTCATGTTTGCGGAATTACAATAAGTGTAAAAGACGAAGATCTAATCTGTGTTGCTCAATTAGAAGTGGAATCTTCAGAAAGGAAACGACATCAGACCACTCCTCTCACCTTTGAGGAATatagagaaaggaaaggaaaggaacgaaCCTCCAGGTTTGTTAGTAAGTCTTCTAAAAAACCGAAAAAGGAAAGCGGCGAGAATGAAGTCACTATTCATATAGGCTTAATCAGGTTAAAAGACGGAGAACTGAAAGTAATTCGTGGATCTTCATTGCCGCTTAAAGTCTTACCGTCGATCGGTGCTGAGGAGCTTCTCAGAAAAGGTGCGGAAAAGATGGTGAAGTTCAACAGTGATCTAAGTTTATATGGGCCCAGTAGCTTTACTTTGCTGTATCCTGACAGAACCGAAGTAAAGTACCTGCCAGGGGGCACAGAGCCGTTTACACTGCAACGATACAAAGAGGAACTTGGAAAGTCTTTCAACCGAATTACCCTATATCTCTGCAAGACAACAGCTATTCTTGATGCCATGTTCTTGAAAAAGTACAGCAGTGATGAAAGTGACGTCGATTTGCCTAATTACAGAGAG TTGATGAAAATGACagaggaaaatgaaaatgaaggaGATACCTTGAGGGTTAACCATACTGGTgcaaacaacaacacaaccaaCACAGTCACATTCCTCCCATCTGTCACACACACGTCTACAAGGAACACAGTGACAACACAGACAGTTACAACCCACACAGCAACAAGGAGCACTTGCCCAGTTCAAACAGCCATAAGCAACATATCTACAGCTGAGATAGCTGCAGACGCTGATACATTGACCCAAGGGGCTCACTCAGTAGTCACAG GTACAGAGGTTTCAAGTATTCAAGCTTCTTTAGCAGATTGTCCTATTCAGAAGATTATTGTGTATAGGGcttttctcaaagataatttgaTAGAGATATTTAAGGATCCTGAAATGGTTCATGTGAATTTAGATGTTACTTTCATTGGCAACAATGGCAGGGAGGAAGAGGGAAAGGGGGCTGGTGTTTTTCGTGAAGCTTTATCTACTTTTTGGAACCAATTCTGTAATTCGCTAGCTGTGGGGACTCAAGAGAAAGTCCCTGCCATCAGACACGATTACCAAAGAGCTGAATGGGAAGCAATAGGTAGGATTCTGATGTATGGGTACATAAAGGAGAGGTATTTTCCCCTTTCATTGTCACGGGCTTTTCTCGCATTATGCCTCTTTGGAGAAGAAACTATTACAAGTGAATTTTTACTGTCGTCATTCAGGCTCTATATTTCAGAGGATGAAAGGGAGACTCTTCAGAAATGTATTGAAGGAAAAATTgatagtaatgatgatgatttgtTAGATTTTCTTTCTAATTATAAGTGCTATCGAGCTCCtacgaaagaaaacattttgcagATAGTCTCTGAACTTGCCCATCAAGAAATAGTGCAGAAACCAAGGTATGTTATGAATTGCTGGGCACCAATTATTAAACCACTTACTGCTCTCCCAGATTTCCAGTCTTTAGTGGCTATAGAGAATCTTTATGATATCAAGAAGCccaatgccaaaaaaaaattgaaattaatcaAGTCAGAGCCGGTAACTGACCAAGAACGACAGTGTCTGGACCATTTAAAACAATATATCCGTTCATTACAAGGAAAGTCGCTATCACTATTGTTGCAGTTTATTACTGGGAGTGATATTATCAGCTGTGAGAGCATCGAGGTaacattttcagtttttgaaggCATGTCTCGGAGACCAGTGGCACATACCTGTGGACCACTATTAGAAATCCCATCATCATACCAGTCATACAATGAGCTGTCAGAAGAATTCAGTGAATTGTTACAAAATAAAGAGGCATggcatttcaacattgtttaa